In a single window of the Olivibacter sp. SDN3 genome:
- a CDS encoding DUF1080 domain-containing protein: MKKYIYTTALAFILLQSQLIAQQDDQRTVNTKIADLLAVQPAADADKLAAAMQQLETFTAEDISALLLQLEPQGGENAKIEYATNSYSYHVMRSDKEAQRVKFVKGAVDALAKATDKDNKGYILNLLINAGKDDAVAAIASCLGEEYLTDRAARTLARIQSDHAGEALAKALPEADGSRLVSILEAIGDAGYAPAEELVVPFASSEEIPVRKTALYTLAKLAVPSSSSVDALKAAAEKAEYGYDEANATASYINYANNLLAKGENAAAEKVAKSLLKSSKQQTPTRIAALTILAHLHGDRYVSQLVKAARDKDAAYGVAALKLGDPYLKGNAVAAWGKGLRRTIPVTQAAILNALADGGDQTAVPFVERALNSKDTLVKTEAIKSYAKLQGMEAMPQLLELLADADDNAEREAIQYALLTMEGDGLANSLVAALPQANPADQVVLIEVLANRGAQDSFSAISDLLASDDTSVRSTAYQALPAVVSGDNLAFLTDALVKNNNEEEVAAIQRSLTAAADNTPQKDQAIQFLLDRYNSVDAEQKPLYLNVFSGIGVGKALDPVVEAEQGSDETLKRAAIMALADWKDEGALTELIKLSRENKGAEEHAAIVKGIVRLTMQSDFQPEQKVLILRDVMAVAQNANQKRMVLNALQENKTYNALVFAGRYLDDAEAKSAAAMAVLNIALDNPSLYGSEVREILDKTVDALSGQDSDYLKQALLKHIAEMPNSQGFVSLFNGKDLTGWKGLVENPIKRAQMSSKELAAAQEKADETMRNGWFVKDGVLYFNGEGDNIATVKQYGDFEMLVDWKLSPIGDEGDAGVYLRGTPQVQIWDTSRTNVGAQVGSGGLYNNEKHESKPLVVADNPLGEWNTFRIIMKGEKVTVYLNGQLVVEDVTLENFWDRSQPIFPVEQIELQAHGTEVAYRDVYIKEVPRKEVFQLSGQEKSEGFQVLFDGTNLDAWTGNTTAYTISEEGTLAIYPTEGSGGNLYSKEEYGDFIYRFSFRLTTGANNGIGVRTPMEGDAAYEGMEIQVLDDEAEVYKDLKEYQYHGSVYGVIPAKRGYLKPLGEWNEQEIYIKDNKIKVTLNGTVIVDGDLAIATQNGTLDGREHPGLKRKSGHLAFLGHGSEVHFKNIRVKRL, from the coding sequence ATGAAGAAATATATTTATACAACGGCCTTGGCTTTCATCTTGTTGCAATCGCAGTTAATTGCACAACAGGATGATCAACGAACCGTAAACACGAAAATTGCGGACTTGTTGGCCGTTCAGCCAGCAGCAGATGCTGATAAGTTAGCTGCGGCCATGCAGCAGCTCGAAACTTTTACCGCAGAAGATATCAGTGCGTTACTTTTACAACTAGAACCTCAGGGAGGGGAGAATGCAAAAATAGAATACGCAACCAATAGTTATTCATATCATGTGATGCGGTCTGATAAAGAGGCACAACGTGTTAAATTTGTGAAAGGCGCCGTAGATGCTTTGGCCAAAGCCACCGATAAAGATAATAAAGGATATATTCTTAATTTGCTCATCAATGCCGGAAAGGATGATGCGGTAGCTGCAATAGCTTCCTGCTTGGGCGAAGAATATTTGACTGACCGTGCAGCCAGAACATTAGCACGTATTCAAAGTGATCATGCCGGTGAAGCCTTAGCCAAAGCATTACCTGAAGCTGACGGAAGCAGATTGGTTTCTATACTGGAAGCAATAGGTGACGCTGGGTATGCCCCCGCAGAGGAATTGGTGGTGCCATTCGCATCGTCAGAAGAAATTCCAGTAAGAAAAACAGCCCTATACACATTGGCAAAACTCGCCGTACCGTCTTCAAGTTCAGTGGATGCCTTAAAAGCGGCTGCTGAAAAAGCTGAATACGGTTATGATGAGGCAAATGCTACTGCCTCATATATCAATTATGCGAACAATCTGCTAGCTAAAGGCGAAAATGCTGCTGCTGAGAAGGTGGCAAAGTCATTGTTAAAGAGCAGTAAACAGCAAACACCTACTCGAATAGCTGCTCTGACAATTCTTGCACATCTTCATGGCGACCGATATGTTTCACAATTGGTTAAGGCAGCGCGTGATAAAGATGCCGCATATGGTGTTGCAGCACTGAAGCTAGGAGATCCTTATCTAAAAGGGAACGCGGTAGCTGCTTGGGGAAAAGGACTTAGAAGAACTATACCTGTTACCCAAGCTGCCATTTTGAATGCCTTAGCAGATGGTGGTGACCAGACGGCCGTGCCGTTCGTGGAGAGGGCTTTGAATAGCAAGGACACCTTGGTGAAAACCGAAGCGATTAAGTCTTATGCGAAACTACAGGGAATGGAAGCTATGCCGCAATTATTGGAACTATTGGCTGATGCTGACGATAATGCCGAACGGGAGGCTATTCAATATGCATTGTTGACGATGGAGGGAGATGGTCTCGCTAATAGCCTAGTGGCTGCTTTGCCGCAAGCCAATCCAGCTGATCAGGTTGTGCTTATTGAAGTACTCGCTAATAGGGGCGCACAAGACAGTTTCTCCGCTATTAGCGACTTATTGGCAAGTGACGACACCTCGGTTAGAAGTACAGCATATCAAGCATTACCTGCTGTCGTTTCTGGCGATAATTTGGCGTTTTTAACGGATGCTTTAGTGAAGAACAACAATGAAGAGGAGGTTGCGGCAATCCAACGGTCGTTAACTGCTGCGGCAGATAATACACCGCAAAAAGATCAGGCGATCCAGTTTTTACTTGACAGGTATAACAGTGTAGATGCCGAACAGAAACCTTTGTATTTAAACGTTTTTTCGGGAATAGGTGTTGGAAAGGCACTAGATCCGGTAGTAGAGGCAGAACAAGGAAGTGATGAAACGTTAAAGCGTGCCGCGATAATGGCCCTGGCCGACTGGAAAGATGAGGGAGCTTTAACGGAGCTTATTAAGTTGAGTCGTGAAAACAAAGGTGCCGAAGAGCACGCTGCTATAGTAAAGGGTATCGTGCGATTAACCATGCAGTCTGATTTTCAACCTGAACAAAAAGTGTTGATTTTAAGGGACGTAATGGCTGTTGCGCAAAATGCCAATCAGAAAAGAATGGTGCTAAACGCATTGCAAGAGAATAAAACTTATAATGCTTTGGTGTTCGCCGGTAGGTATCTTGATGATGCGGAGGCGAAATCCGCTGCGGCAATGGCCGTTTTGAATATCGCATTGGATAACCCGTCATTATATGGCTCCGAAGTGCGGGAAATTCTGGATAAAACGGTTGATGCCTTAAGTGGACAGGATAGCGATTATCTTAAACAAGCTTTATTAAAACATATCGCTGAAATGCCCAATAGTCAAGGGTTTGTTTCTCTTTTTAATGGGAAAGACTTAACGGGGTGGAAAGGCTTGGTCGAAAATCCAATCAAAAGAGCTCAAATGAGTTCGAAAGAATTAGCTGCTGCTCAGGAAAAAGCGGATGAGACGATGCGCAACGGATGGTTTGTAAAAGATGGCGTGCTTTACTTTAATGGTGAAGGAGATAATATTGCTACAGTCAAACAATATGGCGACTTTGAAATGTTGGTCGACTGGAAACTTAGTCCGATAGGAGATGAGGGAGACGCTGGGGTTTATCTACGTGGCACTCCGCAGGTGCAGATTTGGGATACCTCTCGTACCAATGTAGGAGCTCAGGTGGGCTCAGGCGGTCTTTACAATAATGAAAAGCATGAAAGTAAACCACTTGTAGTAGCTGATAACCCCTTGGGTGAATGGAATACTTTTAGAATTATTATGAAGGGGGAGAAGGTGACGGTATATTTAAACGGACAGTTGGTTGTAGAAGATGTTACACTCGAAAACTTTTGGGACAGAAGTCAACCGATCTTTCCTGTAGAACAGATTGAACTACAGGCGCATGGAACGGAAGTGGCTTATAGAGATGTTTACATTAAAGAGGTACCAAGGAAAGAAGTCTTTCAGTTAAGTGGTCAGGAGAAATCCGAAGGGTTTCAAGTATTGTTTGATGGTACTAACCTCGATGCATGGACGGGAAATACCACAGCCTATACAATTAGTGAGGAGGGGACGCTTGCCATTTATCCGACAGAAGGCTCCGGAGGTAATCTATATTCAAAAGAGGAATATGGAGATTTTATTTACCGGTTTAGCTTTCGCTTAACTACCGGAGCAAATAATGGAATAGGTGTGAGAACACCGATGGAGGGTGATGCTGCCTATGAAGGGATGGAAATTCAGGTGCTGGATGACGAAGCTGAAGTTTATAAGGATTTGAAAGAATATCAATACCATGGTTCTGTGTACGGCGTGATCCCCGCAAAAAGAGGCTATTTAAAACCTTTGGGAGAGTGGAATGAGCAAGAGATCTATATCAAAGATAATAAGATAAAAGTGACACTCAACGGAACGGTCATCGTGGATGGCGATCTTGCTATAGCGACGCAAAATGGAACGCTTGACGGCCGTGAGCATCCGGGGCTAAAACGCAAAAGTGGTCATTTAGCATTTTTAGGACATGGATCTGAAGTGCATTTTAAGAATATTCGTGTAAAGAGACTGTAA
- a CDS encoding Gfo/Idh/MocA family oxidoreductase, which produces MKETHTSRRTFIKKSAFAAAAFSIVPRFVLGGQGFLAPSDHLTKGIIGVGAMGRGHFDYAGTKTVAICDVDKRHLAIAMKQLNDTGIKQLADFRDLIQLPEVDIVHIATPPHWHGVMAAEAARAGKDIWCEKPMTRTIGEGKKVKEAVQQHGRIFRLNTWFRFEDNFYGMAVPVKRIKKLINTGMLGWPLTVTVSRHTGFDWKFYWVGKENLPVEPVPAELDYEMWLGPAQFKPYSTHRVHQTFRGYWDYDGGGLGDMGQHYLDPIQYFLGKDNESPVSVEIDAPQQHSDAVGTWRRIEYTYADGCKIILDGEGRDEDVPYIDGPNGKLYPGFKSDIPDMERKLAAFPEPEAQVTDFVQAVKRRQKFALNEENGYRSCTLVNMGLTALRLGRSLKFDPEKQLFVDDEAANRLVDQPMRGPWTI; this is translated from the coding sequence ATGAAAGAAACACATACCTCCAGACGTACGTTTATAAAAAAATCGGCGTTTGCAGCAGCGGCGTTTAGTATTGTACCCCGATTTGTATTAGGGGGACAAGGATTTTTAGCACCAAGCGATCATTTGACGAAAGGCATTATCGGTGTGGGAGCCATGGGACGAGGGCATTTTGATTATGCCGGCACTAAAACGGTTGCCATATGCGATGTTGATAAAAGACATCTCGCTATAGCCATGAAGCAGCTAAATGATACCGGAATCAAGCAATTGGCTGATTTTAGAGATCTTATTCAATTACCTGAAGTAGACATTGTCCACATTGCAACACCTCCACATTGGCATGGCGTTATGGCGGCAGAAGCAGCGCGTGCAGGAAAAGATATCTGGTGCGAAAAACCCATGACGCGTACAATTGGAGAGGGAAAGAAGGTGAAAGAAGCTGTTCAGCAACATGGACGCATTTTCCGATTAAACACATGGTTTCGTTTTGAAGATAATTTTTACGGAATGGCGGTACCCGTTAAGCGGATAAAGAAGCTGATAAATACGGGTATGCTTGGCTGGCCACTGACAGTTACCGTAAGTAGACATACTGGTTTTGATTGGAAGTTTTATTGGGTAGGAAAGGAAAATTTACCTGTAGAACCCGTGCCTGCAGAGTTGGATTATGAAATGTGGTTGGGTCCGGCGCAATTTAAGCCTTATAGTACACATCGTGTGCATCAAACCTTCAGAGGTTATTGGGACTATGATGGGGGAGGCCTGGGAGATATGGGGCAACACTATTTAGATCCTATTCAGTACTTTTTAGGTAAGGATAATGAAAGTCCGGTCTCGGTAGAAATAGATGCTCCGCAGCAGCATAGCGATGCAGTGGGTACTTGGCGGAGAATTGAGTATACCTACGCCGACGGGTGTAAAATTATTTTGGATGGTGAGGGAAGAGATGAAGATGTACCATATATAGATGGGCCAAATGGTAAATTATATCCGGGTTTTAAATCGGATATCCCGGATATGGAGCGGAAGCTGGCAGCGTTTCCTGAGCCCGAAGCTCAAGTAACGGATTTTGTGCAAGCGGTGAAGAGAAGACAAAAGTTTGCGCTCAACGAAGAGAATGGTTATCGATCCTGTACATTGGTTAATATGGGACTTACCGCTTTACGTTTGGGAAGGTCGCTGAAGTTCGATCCCGAAAAGCAACTATTTGTAGATGATGAAGCAGCCAATCGTTTGGTAGATCAGCCCATGCGTGGACCTTGGACGATTTAA
- a CDS encoding RagB/SusD family nutrient uptake outer membrane protein, with the protein MKTVKVIAIAILSIIMSGCEKFLTHEHPTGVTDDIWWETETQARNALATVYWGVPDGFSGRGGMLRTSLTDEAVARQDHRGAYEIFTKGLHNDQWGVALHFWQDCYLNIRFANRFLEHADKVFMEQALLTRYKAEARALRAYYHMELLLLFGDIPIMTVAVNPNENDASRSPQEEVFDFIVSEFQLAAEDLPIEYSNQEAFRISKGACFAFISRLALFYHRYELARDMAKRVVDLNVFRLYRSPSNPSNSFAELFSYDGEINNERIMFRPNGNVEAWNVAAPFSIGGNGSLYPTSVVVDNFETRQGKTLEELGTDSAAIYSRYPNYNDNRDPRLKASVLMPGDEFSGVVLDPFNTDPNNPDRIGVQGSTATGFWVRKYLDTRDRFGSRQLYYMNIRYAEVLLNYVEALIELGEHSHPDVITHLNDIRNRAGMPDIDVQAYNSADALRKLVRRERMAELAFEGPRFYDIRRWGVLGEVMNGIVYGATNPATGNRVTVEERSQDPNRDFRYPIPQDEILANPNMVQNPGY; encoded by the coding sequence ATGAAAACAGTAAAGGTTATAGCAATAGCGATACTATCAATTATAATGTCAGGGTGTGAGAAATTCTTGACACATGAGCACCCAACTGGTGTAACAGACGATATCTGGTGGGAAACAGAGACACAAGCTAGAAATGCGCTGGCAACAGTTTATTGGGGGGTGCCGGATGGTTTTTCTGGCAGAGGGGGTATGTTGAGAACAAGTCTAACCGATGAGGCAGTAGCAAGACAAGATCATCGGGGTGCCTATGAAATATTTACGAAGGGGTTGCATAACGACCAGTGGGGCGTGGCACTGCACTTTTGGCAAGACTGTTACCTCAATATACGTTTCGCCAACAGATTTTTAGAACATGCAGATAAAGTGTTCATGGAACAAGCTTTGTTAACGCGCTACAAGGCGGAAGCACGGGCTTTAAGAGCTTATTATCATATGGAGTTATTACTGTTGTTTGGTGATATTCCAATTATGACAGTGGCCGTTAATCCTAACGAAAATGATGCAAGTAGAAGTCCGCAAGAAGAAGTATTTGATTTTATTGTAAGTGAATTTCAACTGGCAGCCGAAGATTTACCTATAGAATATTCTAACCAGGAAGCGTTCCGTATTTCTAAAGGTGCGTGCTTTGCTTTCATATCGAGATTGGCGTTGTTCTATCATCGCTACGAATTAGCCAGAGACATGGCTAAACGCGTAGTCGACCTGAACGTATTTCGTCTCTATCGATCACCTAGCAATCCGTCCAATAGTTTTGCTGAATTATTTAGCTATGATGGAGAGATTAATAATGAGCGTATTATGTTCAGGCCAAATGGAAATGTAGAGGCATGGAATGTTGCCGCTCCTTTTAGTATCGGTGGAAATGGTTCCTTGTATCCAACGAGTGTAGTGGTAGATAATTTTGAAACCAGACAGGGTAAAACGCTTGAAGAGTTGGGAACCGATTCGGCTGCTATTTATAGCAGATATCCAAATTATAATGATAACAGAGATCCGCGCCTGAAGGCTTCAGTACTAATGCCCGGTGATGAGTTTAGCGGGGTAGTACTCGATCCTTTCAATACCGATCCCAATAATCCGGATAGAATAGGAGTACAGGGCTCTACGGCTACGGGATTTTGGGTGCGTAAATATTTGGATACGCGCGATCGGTTTGGATCAAGACAATTATACTATATGAACATACGTTACGCTGAGGTGCTGCTTAACTATGTAGAGGCACTTATTGAATTAGGAGAGCACTCGCACCCTGATGTCATCACTCATTTAAATGATATCCGTAATCGGGCGGGTATGCCTGATATTGATGTGCAAGCATACAATTCAGCGGATGCATTGCGTAAACTGGTGCGTCGGGAAAGAATGGCAGAACTAGCTTTTGAGGGGCCGCGATTTTACGATATCCGACGCTGGGGCGTTTTGGGAGAGGTTATGAACGGTATCGTATACGGGGCGACCAATCCAGCTACGGGTAATAGAGTAACGGTGGAAGAACGATCGCAAGACCCCAACAGGGATTTTAGATATCCTATTCCGCAGGATGAAATATTGGCGAATCCAAATATGGTTCAGAACCCTGGTTATTGA
- a CDS encoding SusC/RagA family TonB-linked outer membrane protein: MIKLITFFLCVGMVAVYADSYSQNRVSVKLQNGKLTELFEEIQKQTDYSVFYSDQAIADLKVTLDVRDGKIPEILNKALLGKPLAYRLLGNQVVISKKTEKKGLFGNSLQDSIVTVRGRVYDTNEPPKGVDNVIISVKGKTPLGSTDDDGYYAVTVNSGDVLVFSKIGFVAHEQLITRSYNNLTIAINEEVSNLQEVVVTGMTEQEKQHIASAVSSVNVERQTAGKPITNLSQALQGGTTGIRVNQGSAMPGYDNAVIQIRGISTLGNANPLVIVDGVPMDMNHIDPSTIAEITVLKDAAAGATYGARGANGVILVTTKRGVPGKINVAYDGYYGVQSPTLNKLVDAPAYMRLFNEAQVNAGNQSYYSEEEIQHTIDQVDPYRYPNTDWMGLLIDKAAPITNHSLSINGGNSLARFNITGNYLKQEGMIPLSGTSRYQVRANSTVSLRDNISMQLDVFATRRDVTRSERPQGTGGNRMLEDMYRVPPTIVPKYPDQDGRSFYGRYIDIVNPLAYAEVGGIWKGEHVQSNIDVRPRWEILPGLVLRSHGHFRINSDAFRTSRDNFNFFDPFTGELAQTWGLVRDASTGRTTYYNLQTHLEYTRRFGEHNLYAMIGQSLEESNDQGFDAWSIVSGFSKLNYIYKDKYMVEAIARVDGSSRFGPGNRYGFFPSAAIGWNMHKESFMEDISFVNNLKLRSSFGLVGNENIGLYRFQTLIDNSNGVENIWGNPDITWETLESFNVGMDIGLLKDNKVELVLEWFNKKTRDILITPPVAYSGGIGISPINAGVVLNRGWEISGNYYEELNKDMRIGLSGGATYVKNEILSLQGGPYISGASIREVGSPIDGIFGYKTDGILQESDFDAEGNPLIPIYLGSQPGDIKFLDVNGDGVVNAEDQGYIGNPTPLFTYFANFNLEYKGFDFDIQFTGAGKAADRLTGMLANPMDMSFDGGVPTAYWAENYWRPDRPNARFPRATVNPGAQKFSSDFWIQNKAFTRINYIQLGYNFNERMRNALRVNRLRLYVNAQNPFVFTSMKLRDPESAGNQWTYGIMKMYSIGISAQF; the protein is encoded by the coding sequence ATGATAAAGCTGATAACCTTTTTTTTATGTGTCGGCATGGTTGCTGTGTACGCCGATTCCTATTCACAGAACAGGGTTAGCGTTAAATTGCAAAATGGAAAGCTTACAGAGCTATTTGAAGAGATCCAAAAACAAACGGATTATTCTGTGTTTTATAGCGATCAGGCCATCGCCGATCTAAAAGTTACTTTAGATGTTCGTGATGGTAAGATTCCGGAGATTCTGAATAAAGCGTTATTAGGTAAACCTCTGGCGTATCGTCTGCTGGGAAACCAAGTGGTCATCTCGAAGAAAACGGAAAAAAAGGGACTCTTTGGTAATAGCCTGCAAGATTCTATTGTAACCGTTCGCGGAAGAGTGTATGATACCAATGAACCTCCTAAAGGAGTGGACAATGTGATCATATCTGTTAAAGGGAAAACTCCTTTGGGAAGCACAGATGATGACGGGTATTATGCGGTCACGGTTAACAGTGGCGATGTACTTGTTTTTTCAAAAATAGGTTTTGTTGCCCACGAGCAGTTGATCACCAGGAGTTACAATAATCTTACGATTGCGATTAACGAAGAGGTCTCCAACTTACAGGAGGTGGTGGTCACCGGCATGACTGAACAGGAAAAACAACACATCGCCAGTGCGGTAAGCTCTGTTAATGTAGAGCGCCAGACGGCCGGAAAGCCTATCACCAATCTGTCTCAGGCCCTGCAGGGAGGAACAACTGGTATACGCGTAAATCAGGGGTCGGCTATGCCGGGATACGATAACGCGGTGATTCAAATTCGTGGAATAAGTACCCTGGGCAATGCCAATCCGCTGGTAATTGTAGATGGCGTTCCGATGGATATGAACCATATCGATCCATCTACCATTGCTGAAATTACCGTACTTAAAGATGCAGCGGCTGGAGCAACCTACGGAGCCAGAGGAGCTAACGGCGTTATTTTAGTGACCACCAAACGTGGTGTTCCCGGAAAAATTAATGTGGCATATGATGGTTATTACGGCGTACAGTCGCCCACACTGAATAAATTAGTTGATGCACCAGCGTATATGCGTTTATTCAATGAGGCGCAGGTAAATGCCGGGAATCAAAGTTATTATTCAGAAGAAGAAATTCAGCATACCATTGATCAAGTCGATCCATATCGATACCCAAATACCGATTGGATGGGTTTACTCATCGATAAAGCAGCGCCCATTACAAATCATTCCTTAAGTATCAATGGCGGAAATAGCTTAGCGAGATTCAACATTACAGGAAATTATTTGAAGCAGGAAGGGATGATACCACTTAGCGGAACAAGCCGCTACCAGGTCAGAGCAAATTCTACCGTCTCCCTCAGGGATAATATTTCTATGCAATTGGATGTTTTTGCCACAAGACGGGATGTTACCAGATCTGAAAGGCCACAAGGTACGGGCGGAAATAGGATGTTAGAAGATATGTATCGTGTACCGCCAACCATTGTGCCGAAATACCCTGATCAGGACGGCCGATCGTTTTATGGTAGGTACATCGATATTGTCAACCCGCTTGCATACGCTGAAGTTGGTGGAATCTGGAAGGGAGAGCATGTACAATCAAATATCGATGTACGGCCAAGGTGGGAGATCTTACCTGGTTTAGTATTAAGGAGCCACGGACATTTTCGTATCAACAGTGATGCCTTCAGAACGAGTAGAGATAACTTTAATTTTTTTGATCCGTTTACGGGAGAGCTTGCGCAAACATGGGGATTGGTAAGAGATGCGAGTACCGGCCGAACGACTTACTATAACTTGCAGACCCACTTGGAGTATACCCGCCGGTTTGGCGAGCACAACCTTTATGCAATGATTGGTCAATCTCTGGAGGAAAGTAATGATCAGGGTTTTGATGCGTGGTCAATTGTGTCTGGTTTTTCAAAGTTGAATTATATATACAAAGATAAGTATATGGTAGAAGCCATAGCGCGTGTAGATGGTTCTTCGAGGTTTGGCCCGGGCAATAGGTATGGATTCTTCCCTTCCGCAGCTATTGGATGGAATATGCACAAAGAGTCTTTCATGGAAGACATCAGTTTTGTAAATAATTTGAAGCTGCGTTCTTCTTTCGGCTTAGTAGGAAATGAGAATATAGGCTTATACCGTTTTCAGACATTGATTGATAACAGTAATGGCGTAGAGAATATTTGGGGTAACCCTGATATTACCTGGGAAACGCTGGAGTCTTTTAATGTAGGTATGGATATCGGCCTGTTGAAGGATAATAAAGTAGAGCTGGTACTGGAGTGGTTCAATAAAAAAACACGTGACATCTTGATTACACCTCCGGTGGCGTACTCTGGTGGTATAGGCATATCACCTATCAACGCCGGTGTGGTGCTCAATAGGGGTTGGGAGATTTCCGGTAATTATTATGAGGAACTTAATAAAGATATGAGGATCGGGTTAAGTGGCGGAGCAACTTACGTTAAAAATGAAATCCTATCGTTACAGGGTGGCCCTTACATCAGCGGAGCTAGTATTCGTGAAGTTGGCTCGCCAATCGATGGGATTTTTGGCTATAAAACCGACGGTATATTGCAAGAGAGTGATTTTGATGCGGAAGGTAATCCTTTGATACCGATATATCTCGGCTCTCAACCAGGTGATATCAAATTTCTGGATGTCAATGGCGATGGTGTGGTTAATGCTGAAGATCAAGGTTATATAGGAAACCCTACGCCTTTATTTACTTATTTTGCCAATTTTAATCTGGAGTACAAAGGCTTTGATTTTGATATTCAGTTCACTGGAGCTGGTAAAGCGGCGGATCGATTGACGGGAATGCTAGCCAATCCAATGGATATGAGTTTTGATGGGGGTGTACCTACAGCTTATTGGGCTGAGAACTATTGGAGGCCAGATAGACCTAATGCAAGATTTCCGCGTGCTACTGTTAACCCTGGTGCACAAAAGTTCTCCTCTGATTTCTGGATTCAGAATAAGGCTTTTACCAGAATAAATTATATACAGTTGGGATATAATTTTAACGAAAGGATGCGTAATGCATTGAGAGTAAATAGGCTAAGGCTTTATGTAAATGCGCAAAATCCTTTTGTATTTACTTCTATGAAGTTAAGAGATCCTGAGAGCGCAGGTAATCAGTGGACTTATGGAATCATGAAAATGTACAGTATAGGCATAAGCGCCCAGTTTTAA
- a CDS encoding FecR family protein produces the protein MYKKEEDILVEDDHKKILSKEDSQVKRTTAWRILRFLKLSRPASLTLNDRDVLWQRIQASTGTDQISMRRRPKRLYLKVAACAASIILAVLIYTTNRSRSNLNLEHIAIKNQTIAVDTTAIGLLAEDGTFTKLHEQKELVVDNKADNGKSSFQTLNVPYGRSISLRLPDDSKVTLNAGSQLTFPTNFSNESRTVYLEGEAFFDIATDEKHPFIVRTEDIKIRVLGTKFNVSAYKDESASTAILLSGKIELSDTKSSERFQKQQLVPGDVAVLDRKIDKLNISLDKSNHEVLWTGRKLKLYNTPHLEVLKKLERRYNVKILDVEAETREETFSGTLDLNNSLLNVLHTVYDSQYYYITQQGRRVVVQKKKASN, from the coding sequence ATGTATAAAAAAGAAGAGGATATACTCGTCGAAGACGATCATAAAAAAATACTCTCCAAGGAAGACAGTCAAGTTAAACGGACTACAGCTTGGCGTATACTACGCTTTTTAAAGCTCTCGAGGCCTGCAAGTTTAACCCTTAATGATAGAGACGTACTCTGGCAACGTATTCAGGCATCAACCGGAACAGATCAGATAAGTATGAGAAGGAGGCCTAAACGTCTTTACCTCAAAGTTGCAGCATGTGCCGCCAGTATTATTTTGGCTGTGCTGATTTACACAACTAACCGTAGTCGCAGCAACTTAAACTTGGAGCATATAGCCATTAAAAACCAAACCATCGCCGTTGATACTACAGCTATAGGCCTGCTCGCGGAAGACGGTACATTTACGAAACTTCACGAACAGAAAGAACTGGTGGTAGACAATAAAGCTGACAACGGAAAGTCTAGTTTTCAAACACTTAACGTTCCTTATGGGAGAAGTATAAGCCTACGCTTACCCGATGATAGCAAAGTCACGTTGAACGCGGGTTCACAATTGACCTTTCCAACAAATTTTAGTAACGAAAGTAGAACGGTTTATTTGGAAGGAGAGGCTTTTTTTGATATCGCCACGGATGAAAAGCATCCTTTTATTGTGCGTACTGAAGATATAAAAATAAGAGTTTTAGGTACCAAATTTAATGTGAGTGCCTATAAGGATGAATCTGCCTCTACTGCCATATTGCTGAGTGGAAAGATTGAGTTGAGCGATACAAAATCTTCCGAGCGTTTTCAGAAACAACAACTTGTACCGGGAGACGTAGCGGTATTGGACCGAAAAATTGATAAACTAAATATTAGTCTTGATAAGAGCAATCACGAAGTTCTCTGGACAGGTAGAAAGCTGAAATTATATAATACGCCACACCTCGAAGTGCTCAAAAAACTGGAGCGCAGATACAATGTGAAAATTTTAGATGTAGAAGCCGAGACCCGTGAAGAAACATTCTCGGGAACATTGGACTTAAATAACTCGTTGTTAAATGTTTTGCATACGGTGTATGACAGTCAATATTATTATATCACTCAACAAGGAAGGAGGGTAGTAGTACAGAAAAAAAAGGCTAGCAATTAG